A single region of the Solirubrobacterales bacterium genome encodes:
- a CDS encoding GMC family oxidoreductase: MNYDHDWIIVGSGFGGSVSALRLAEKGYDVKMLECGARFEDKDFAETMLKAPHRYWWLPFVKFRGILRMTFFKDVTVLSGNGVGGGSLGYANTLYRARPRFFTDKQWAGIEDWENVLQPHYDTAEYMLGVSEVPLHQPSDDVIKKLSEDFGVPETYKKTRVGVYFGDREKAGENVPDPYFDGDGPDRAACIACGACMMGCRHNAKNTLVKNYLWFAEKLGVKIDPLRTVSDIKPLRGEGGRRDGSAGYEVTSVRSGAWFFKGRRRVRTRGVVISAGTYGTNKLLANCKLKGSLPRLSHRLGSLVRTNSEAILAVTARDDKVDYSTSVAISSSFFPDDSTHIENVTYGHGGDAMGRAFTLLTGEGTRTTRPIKFLGMAVRHPLSALRLLAAYHWSRRTVILLVMQTLDNSLKLIPKKTFWGSYRLTTQEDAANPNPRFIPAANKAAELAAKQIGGVPQSAFTEVMANVPSTAHFLGGAVIGRDANTGVVDHFNRAFGYENLLICDGSAMPANPGVNPSLTITAISEHAMTAVPPKVEAKTAAGGFAIRAESAEVAAAAATVSES, encoded by the coding sequence ATGAATTACGACCACGACTGGATCATCGTCGGCTCTGGCTTCGGCGGCAGCGTTTCTGCGTTGCGACTGGCTGAAAAGGGCTACGACGTGAAGATGCTCGAGTGCGGTGCGCGCTTCGAGGACAAAGACTTCGCAGAGACCATGCTCAAGGCCCCGCATCGGTACTGGTGGCTTCCGTTCGTGAAGTTTCGCGGCATCCTGCGGATGACTTTTTTCAAGGATGTGACAGTGCTCAGTGGCAATGGCGTCGGCGGCGGAAGCCTCGGATACGCCAACACGCTCTACCGCGCACGCCCGCGCTTCTTCACCGACAAGCAGTGGGCCGGCATCGAGGACTGGGAGAACGTTCTGCAGCCCCACTACGACACGGCCGAATACATGCTCGGCGTGTCCGAGGTACCGCTGCACCAGCCCTCTGACGACGTGATCAAGAAGCTCTCTGAGGACTTCGGTGTACCCGAGACCTACAAGAAGACCCGCGTCGGCGTCTACTTCGGCGATCGCGAGAAGGCCGGCGAAAACGTGCCCGACCCGTACTTCGACGGCGACGGCCCGGACCGCGCGGCCTGTATTGCCTGCGGCGCATGCATGATGGGCTGTCGTCACAACGCCAAGAACACTCTGGTCAAGAATTACCTCTGGTTCGCAGAAAAACTCGGCGTGAAGATCGACCCACTTCGCACGGTCAGCGACATCAAGCCGCTGCGCGGAGAAGGTGGTCGGCGAGACGGTTCGGCCGGCTACGAAGTCACGTCAGTTCGCTCGGGTGCGTGGTTTTTCAAGGGTCGCAGGAGGGTCCGTACGCGCGGCGTCGTCATCTCGGCCGGCACATACGGCACGAACAAACTGCTCGCCAACTGCAAGCTCAAGGGTTCGCTCCCACGCCTTTCGCACCGGCTCGGATCACTCGTGCGCACCAACAGCGAGGCAATCCTTGCGGTCACCGCCAGAGATGACAAGGTTGACTACTCAACCTCAGTTGCAATCAGCTCGAGCTTTTTTCCCGACGACAGCACTCACATCGAGAACGTCACCTACGGGCACGGCGGCGACGCAATGGGTCGCGCCTTCACACTCCTGACCGGCGAGGGCACGCGCACGACGCGCCCAATCAAGTTCCTGGGCATGGCAGTGAGGCACCCGCTTTCTGCCCTGCGCCTGCTCGCCGCTTACCATTGGTCACGCCGCACGGTGATTTTGCTGGTTATGCAGACCCTCGACAACTCTCTGAAACTCATCCCGAAGAAAACCTTCTGGGGTAGCTACCGCCTCACGACTCAGGAGGACGCCGCGAACCCGAACCCGCGCTTCATCCCGGCCGCGAACAAGGCGGCCGAGCTCGCCGCGAAGCAGATCGGTGGCGTTCCGCAGAGCGCCTTCACCGAAGTGATGGCCAACGTTCCTTCAACGGCACACTTCCTCGGCGGAGCGGTGATCGGCCGTGACGCCAATACTGGAGTCGTTGACCACTTCAACCGCGCGTTCGGTTACGAAAACCTCCTGATTTGCGACGGATCCGCAATGCCAGCCAACCCTGGGGTCAACCCCAGCCTCACGATTACAGCGATAAGCGAGCACGCAATGACTGCAGTACCGCCCAAGGTCGAAGCCAAGACTGCCGCCGGCGGATTCGCAATCAGAGCAGAGAGCGCCGAAGTGGCCGCCGCGGCAGCGACGGTGAGTGAGTCTTGA
- a CDS encoding sugar transferase has product MSDGTDADATIEKSRRSIVKRLRRQPGAPIARAPIGHERRASDPSSPEAPIDLMTSIMRETALAGPLRDDTSELGTPGGRRSRAYPDAPEQISPARPERALKVVDGDADEDVEVDTGVSIDPTTAKTLGDFAAAMVGPVAAAAFAGSIAVFIGTALFVLLARSQARRSALSDSEVSGFSPVAAGVGAAALTITVMPVSGIVHALTSGLVALMAGALAALLLRAIVDRFVHTRVAVLGDASAAHDLAWQLSSAGNRRFTVVGYVTRTSERDNLRDLEHVSFRVRRLGLLSDLSHVVARNDIDLLVMSGTEDRMKVFERAAVCTERYRTRLLSLTAFEELVFRRVPLENLNSAWFQHIMHPRFKPAPRAVTRSIDAVFAVFAILLTVPAWAPIALFMRLAFGRPVVVERRRVGERGRAIALYRFRVARRDITGQAPDEDQPPVGFGKFLRATRIEYLPTLINLLRGDLTLVGPRATRPQRLSELEREIPFYGRRNMLRPGITGWAQLHDSSDPETELSNDLFYLKHQSLMLYVYVLMATLWRPLSRQPNATLGATTSN; this is encoded by the coding sequence ATGTCAGACGGCACAGACGCCGACGCGACAATCGAGAAGTCTCGGCGCTCAATTGTGAAACGCCTTCGACGCCAGCCCGGCGCGCCGATCGCCCGTGCACCGATCGGTCACGAGCGCCGCGCGAGCGATCCCAGCTCGCCCGAAGCGCCGATCGATCTGATGACTTCGATCATGCGAGAGACCGCGCTCGCCGGACCGCTCCGGGACGACACCTCCGAACTCGGCACGCCCGGTGGTCGCCGCTCGCGCGCCTACCCCGATGCACCGGAACAGATTTCACCGGCGCGGCCCGAGCGCGCCCTGAAGGTTGTCGACGGAGACGCAGACGAAGACGTCGAGGTCGACACCGGTGTCTCGATCGACCCGACGACCGCCAAAACGCTGGGTGACTTCGCGGCCGCGATGGTTGGCCCGGTTGCCGCCGCCGCATTCGCTGGCAGCATCGCCGTCTTCATCGGCACCGCGCTGTTCGTTCTGCTTGCGCGCTCGCAGGCTCGCCGCAGCGCATTGAGCGACAGCGAAGTCAGCGGATTCTCGCCGGTCGCCGCGGGCGTCGGGGCAGCCGCACTCACCATTACGGTCATGCCCGTCTCGGGAATCGTCCACGCGCTCACGTCCGGGCTCGTCGCACTGATGGCCGGCGCACTCGCCGCGCTTCTGCTGCGCGCCATCGTTGACCGCTTCGTGCACACGCGCGTCGCTGTGCTTGGCGACGCGTCGGCGGCGCACGACCTCGCCTGGCAACTCTCGTCCGCTGGCAACCGCCGCTTCACGGTGGTCGGCTACGTCACCCGCACCTCCGAGCGCGACAACCTGCGAGACCTCGAGCACGTGTCGTTTAGGGTGCGCCGCCTGGGCCTGTTGTCGGATCTCTCGCACGTCGTCGCACGAAACGACATCGACCTGCTTGTCATGTCTGGCACTGAGGACCGCATGAAGGTCTTCGAGCGCGCGGCAGTCTGCACCGAGCGGTACCGCACGCGTCTGCTGTCGCTCACGGCATTTGAAGAGCTTGTGTTTCGTCGCGTGCCACTTGAGAATCTCAACTCGGCCTGGTTCCAACACATCATGCACCCGCGCTTCAAGCCGGCACCGCGCGCGGTCACGCGCAGCATCGACGCAGTCTTCGCCGTCTTCGCAATCCTTCTGACCGTCCCGGCCTGGGCGCCGATCGCGCTCTTCATGCGCCTGGCATTTGGCAGGCCCGTCGTTGTAGAACGTCGCCGCGTCGGCGAACGTGGTCGCGCGATCGCGCTCTACCGATTCCGCGTGGCACGACGTGACATCACGGGCCAGGCTCCCGACGAGGACCAGCCGCCGGTCGGCTTCGGCAAGTTCCTGCGCGCCACGCGCATCGAGTACCTACCCACATTGATCAACCTGCTGCGCGGTGACCTCACCCTGGTGGGCCCGCGCGCGACGCGTCCGCAGCGACTTTCAGAGCTCGAGCGTGAGATCCCATTCTACGGTCGTCGCAACATGCTTCGCCCCGGCATCACCGGTTGGGCCCAGCTGCACGATTCGAGCGATCCAGAAACAGAACTGTCCAACGATCTCTTCTATCTCAAGCACCAATCGTTGATGCTCTATGTCTACGTATTGATGGCGACACTCTGGCGCCCGCTCTCGCGTCAGCCGAACGCCACACTGGGCGCTACTACCTCAAACTGA
- a CDS encoding cytochrome c oxidase assembly protein, producing MGSVSPPMVVLLAIVTFAYFKRVHTLRSDPRRKVSGLRQFSFASGVFLLIAEPLSPLGVWDELSFTIHMVEHLLIGDLAALLMVLGLTGPLIAPVMRNPVVEFVRPLANPIPALVIWIGNLYFWHLPFAFDAALNYEGVHVLQHIGFFSAGFGVWMAVFGPLPKPEWFGNIAKLVYIIVQRMAGVLLGNFFIFGGSVFYANYATSDNPLGMKPVADQSVAGAVMMAEGSFISFVLLGWLFFKAASEGEKSQQLIEHAQDHGVEISQARSDRAAAAGTTDLLRERISSGAAIDKEYKSDLS from the coding sequence ATGGGCTCCGTCTCTCCTCCGATGGTCGTGCTCCTCGCGATCGTCACCTTCGCGTACTTCAAGCGCGTTCACACTCTGAGAAGCGATCCCCGACGCAAGGTCAGCGGGCTGCGCCAGTTTTCGTTTGCGAGCGGTGTCTTCCTTCTCATCGCTGAGCCGTTGTCTCCACTGGGCGTATGGGATGAACTCTCTTTCACCATCCACATGGTTGAGCATCTGCTCATCGGGGATCTTGCGGCGTTACTCATGGTGTTGGGTCTTACGGGGCCGTTGATTGCTCCGGTTATGCGGAATCCGGTTGTTGAGTTTGTTCGGCCCCTGGCCAATCCGATTCCGGCGTTGGTTATTTGGATTGGGAATCTTTACTTTTGGCATCTTCCCTTTGCTTTTGATGCGGCACTGAACTACGAGGGTGTGCATGTGCTGCAGCACATCGGCTTCTTCTCGGCCGGGTTCGGGGTGTGGATGGCCGTGTTCGGGCCGTTGCCGAAGCCGGAGTGGTTTGGGAACATCGCCAAGCTCGTTTACATCATTGTCCAGCGGATGGCGGGGGTGTTGCTTGGCAACTTCTTCATCTTTGGCGGTTCGGTTTTCTATGCGAATTACGCCACGTCTGACAACCCGCTCGGTATGAAGCCCGTTGCCGACCAGAGCGTTGCGGGGGCGGTGATGATGGCCGAGGGGTCGTTCATTTCGTTCGTCCTCCTCGGGTGGTTGTTTTTCAAGGCGGCATCAGAGGGCGAGAAGAGCCAGCAGTTGATTGAACATGCGCAGGACCACGGGGTCGAGATCAGCCAGGCGCGGAGCGATCGTGCCGCCGCCGCTGGCACGACAGACCTATTACGCGAGCGGATTTCGTCGGGTGCAGCTATTGACAAAGAATACAAGTCGGACCTATCCTGA
- a CDS encoding 5-(carboxyamino)imidazole ribonucleotide synthase, whose amino-acid sequence MLALAAAPLGIACHFVDPSPAAGARVAAGQIVADFENIDALIELAERSDVVTFEFENVSAPALEAIAGRTKLAPSPRSLTVSQDRLNEKQLFESLGFPVAPYRAIESLNQLEAGIADIGTPSILKTRRLGYDGKGQVRITAAVDADRAWKSVASERSVLEGQVDFGRELSVVVVRSRDGDVIAYPVTENVHRKGILHTSRAPIVPADDPLQALAAERAIAIAEELDHVGALALELFEVDGELVLNEIAPRVHNSGHWTIDGCGTSQFENHVRAVVGLPLGDPGPITPTTMVNLVGGLPEAAEVLAVPGAHLHLYDKAPRPGRKVGHTNIVELGDGADSLGDRAARVIELADAVSR is encoded by the coding sequence ATGCTCGCGCTCGCTGCGGCGCCGCTTGGCATAGCGTGCCATTTTGTCGATCCGTCGCCCGCGGCAGGGGCGCGCGTCGCGGCAGGCCAAATCGTTGCGGACTTCGAGAACATTGATGCGCTGATTGAGCTGGCCGAGCGCAGCGACGTCGTCACCTTTGAGTTTGAGAACGTCTCCGCGCCGGCGCTTGAGGCGATTGCCGGGCGCACCAAGCTCGCCCCGTCGCCGCGCTCGCTGACAGTCAGTCAGGACCGACTGAACGAGAAGCAACTCTTCGAGTCGCTGGGCTTCCCCGTTGCTCCGTACCGCGCGATCGAATCACTGAACCAACTCGAGGCTGGGATCGCCGATATCGGCACACCGTCAATACTCAAGACTCGCCGCCTCGGTTACGACGGCAAAGGACAAGTTCGAATTACAGCCGCGGTTGACGCCGACCGCGCCTGGAAATCCGTGGCGTCTGAGCGGTCGGTGCTCGAGGGTCAGGTCGATTTCGGCCGGGAGCTCTCTGTGGTCGTTGTGCGATCCCGCGACGGCGACGTGATCGCCTATCCGGTGACTGAAAATGTCCATCGCAAAGGAATTCTCCATACAAGTCGCGCACCGATCGTCCCCGCCGATGATCCGCTGCAGGCACTGGCGGCCGAGCGAGCAATCGCGATTGCCGAGGAGCTCGATCACGTCGGCGCCCTGGCGTTGGAATTATTTGAGGTCGACGGGGAGCTGGTCCTGAACGAGATCGCTCCGCGCGTGCACAACAGCGGGCATTGGACGATCGACGGTTGCGGAACTTCTCAGTTCGAGAACCACGTGCGCGCCGTCGTTGGCCTGCCGCTCGGCGATCCAGGGCCGATCACTCCGACGACAATGGTCAACCTCGTCGGCGGGCTGCCCGAGGCGGCCGAAGTGCTTGCGGTTCCCGGCGCGCATCTACACCTTTACGACAAAGCGCCACGCCCCGGCCGCAAGGTCGGGCACACCAACATCGTTGAACTCGGAGACGGGGCGGATTCACTCGGAGACCGCGCGGCACGCGTCATCGAGTTGGCCGACGCCGTCAGTCGCTAA
- the purE gene encoding 5-(carboxyamino)imidazole ribonucleotide mutase has product MGSQSDWETMSAATAVLEELGIEHEVKIVSAHRTPDRLFEYAGSARERGLQVIIAGAGGAAHLPGMVAAKTSLPVLGVPVQSRALSGIDSLLSIAQMPAGIPVGTLAIGSAGATNAALLAASIVGGTNGQVLAALEKRRADATASVAEEPDRS; this is encoded by the coding sequence ATGGGCTCCCAGTCCGACTGGGAGACGATGTCCGCCGCGACCGCGGTGCTCGAAGAACTCGGGATCGAGCACGAGGTCAAGATCGTGTCGGCGCACCGCACGCCCGACCGCCTCTTCGAGTACGCAGGCTCTGCGCGCGAGCGCGGGCTACAGGTGATCATCGCCGGAGCTGGTGGCGCGGCGCACCTCCCGGGGATGGTCGCGGCCAAGACGTCGCTGCCCGTGCTCGGCGTGCCCGTTCAGTCGCGAGCGCTGTCTGGCATCGACTCACTCCTTTCGATCGCACAGATGCCAGCGGGCATTCCGGTCGGCACCCTCGCGATCGGCTCGGCCGGCGCGACGAACGCGGCGCTGCTCGCGGCATCGATCGTCGGCGGCACGAACGGTCAAGTTCTGGCGGCGCTGGAGAAGCGCCGCGCGGATGCCACCGCGTCCGTCGCCGAAGAACCCGACCGGAGCTGA
- a CDS encoding GNAT family N-acetyltransferase, whose protein sequence is MAESEYVAAGVTAWGAWILDGDAAAQRIAVEHGMRLDSVARAMGATLSDIDLSVDTSAVGERWDLPTAAKLNELAYAVGPGNFGPLGEIGQSPGARCFIAENEGTAAAAVVTYPNGDDCGIFWVAADPVFQGRGLAKAAMTAALQGAVEDGFQTTTLQASKAGAPLYLRLGYDDLGRSVNLWERRIK, encoded by the coding sequence GTGGCCGAGTCCGAGTACGTCGCCGCGGGCGTCACGGCGTGGGGCGCATGGATCTTGGATGGCGATGCGGCCGCGCAGCGAATCGCGGTCGAGCACGGCATGAGGCTCGACTCCGTCGCGCGAGCCATGGGCGCGACGCTCTCGGACATCGACCTCTCGGTCGACACTTCGGCGGTTGGTGAACGCTGGGATCTGCCAACTGCAGCGAAGCTGAACGAACTCGCGTATGCGGTGGGGCCAGGAAATTTCGGACCACTTGGTGAGATTGGGCAGTCGCCAGGAGCTCGGTGCTTCATTGCGGAGAACGAAGGCACCGCAGCGGCGGCGGTTGTCACGTATCCCAATGGCGATGACTGCGGAATCTTCTGGGTCGCTGCAGATCCCGTTTTTCAGGGTCGTGGCCTTGCGAAGGCAGCGATGACGGCCGCGCTCCAAGGGGCAGTAGAAGATGGCTTCCAAACGACCACGCTCCAGGCAAGCAAGGCTGGCGCGCCGCTTTATTTACGCCTTGGCTACGACGACCTCGGTCGCAGCGTGAATCTCTGGGAGCGGAGAATTAAATGA
- a CDS encoding SOS response-associated peptidase, which translates to MCGRYKLQDPEWVEADFSTQFPTLSDSVRRPRFNVAPGQLVLAITRGEGGRALEEMDWGIEAPWTGGPPQIINARGEKLPESGFWKPMLEKRRCALPADGFYEWKAPLETGGKKQPFLFTRNDGAPFWFAGVYAKSRSDEPKAANQCAIITVDPNDLVEGIHNRMPAMLNAEELAVWLEGDAEDAFTALQPFPSVEMRALPIGRAIGNPRNEGPELVEPAEPEGPAQAQLV; encoded by the coding sequence ATGTGTGGTCGCTACAAGTTGCAGGACCCAGAGTGGGTCGAGGCCGATTTCAGCACTCAGTTTCCGACACTCTCGGACTCCGTGCGCCGGCCCCGCTTCAACGTCGCGCCCGGCCAACTCGTGCTTGCGATCACGCGCGGCGAGGGTGGTCGGGCGCTCGAAGAGATGGACTGGGGGATCGAGGCGCCCTGGACCGGCGGCCCCCCGCAGATCATCAACGCGCGCGGTGAGAAGCTGCCCGAGAGTGGCTTCTGGAAGCCGATGCTTGAGAAGCGCCGCTGCGCACTTCCCGCAGACGGGTTCTATGAATGGAAGGCGCCGCTCGAAACCGGCGGAAAGAAGCAGCCGTTTCTGTTCACACGCAATGATGGCGCGCCGTTCTGGTTCGCCGGTGTGTACGCCAAGTCCCGGAGCGACGAACCCAAGGCCGCGAACCAGTGCGCGATCATCACGGTCGATCCCAATGACCTTGTCGAGGGCATCCACAACCGGATGCCGGCGATGCTGAATGCTGAAGAACTCGCGGTGTGGCTCGAGGGCGACGCCGAGGACGCCTTCACCGCGCTCCAGCCATTTCCCTCGGTCGAGATGCGTGCGCTTCCGATCGGGCGCGCGATCGGCAACCCACGCAACGAAGGACCAGAGCTGGTCGAGCCCGCCGAGCCCGAAGGACCGGCGCAGGCGCAGCTAGTCTGA
- a CDS encoding aldo/keto reductase → MIDPTQSALGTWSGGKFMHFGEELPHERLVSLLRPGNGIDTLLTADAYGAGAADELTGEAVSGLPRESYSLVGAVGHDFYEGERQGAKGFQRFTDPLLRGENEYADYLRMATEKSLERIGVDQFDLLMLHNPDRTGFTSQAVWDGMAALKDAGLTRLLGVAPGPANGFTLDIIDCFERFGDMIDWSMIILNPFEPWPGELVLPAAEKYDVKLLTRVTDFGGIFHDDVKPGHRFADWDHRKFRPEGWVEQGNEKLNAARPIAEKYGLTALQLACWWNLAHPAVESVVPTLIQELDSEKSAEDKRAELSAVSGQNPLSAADVDALREIGDNKNCMVLKGGSPDNAGEAVADSWPIDQPLRELALRWKIEPERELVQNH, encoded by the coding sequence ATGATCGACCCAACGCAAAGCGCGCTCGGAACCTGGAGCGGCGGCAAGTTCATGCACTTCGGAGAAGAGCTTCCGCACGAGCGACTCGTCTCTCTGCTGCGCCCGGGCAACGGAATCGACACGCTGCTGACCGCCGATGCTTATGGTGCCGGCGCGGCCGACGAGTTGACGGGCGAGGCGGTTTCGGGCCTGCCGCGCGAGAGCTATTCGCTTGTCGGAGCAGTCGGCCACGACTTCTATGAGGGCGAGCGCCAAGGCGCCAAGGGCTTCCAGCGCTTCACCGACCCGCTGCTGCGCGGCGAGAATGAATACGCCGATTACTTGCGCATGGCGACCGAGAAGAGCCTCGAGCGCATCGGCGTCGATCAGTTTGACCTGCTGATGTTGCACAACCCCGACCGGACCGGCTTTACGAGTCAAGCAGTCTGGGACGGCATGGCTGCGCTCAAAGACGCCGGCCTCACGCGCCTGCTCGGCGTCGCGCCCGGCCCGGCCAACGGCTTCACACTCGACATAATCGACTGCTTCGAGCGCTTCGGCGACATGATCGACTGGAGCATGATCATCCTCAACCCGTTCGAGCCCTGGCCCGGCGAGTTGGTCCTGCCCGCGGCAGAGAAGTACGACGTCAAGCTGCTCACGCGCGTCACTGATTTCGGAGGGATTTTTCACGACGACGTCAAGCCCGGTCACCGGTTCGCCGACTGGGACCACCGCAAGTTCCGCCCCGAAGGCTGGGTCGAGCAGGGCAACGAGAAGCTGAACGCCGCGCGCCCGATCGCCGAGAAGTATGGCCTTACGGCGCTGCAGCTCGCGTGCTGGTGGAACCTCGCGCACCCTGCGGTTGAGTCGGTCGTTCCGACCTTGATTCAGGAACTCGACTCTGAGAAGAGCGCCGAGGACAAGCGCGCGGAACTTTCTGCAGTATCGGGCCAGAATCCGCTCAGCGCCGCGGACGTCGACGCCCTGCGCGAGATCGGCGACAACAAGAACTGCATGGTCCTCAAGGGTGGATCACCCGACAACGCGGGCGAGGCTGTCGCCGACAGCTGGCCGATCGATCAGCCGCTGCGTGAGCTTGCCCTCCGCTGGAAGATCGAACCCGAGCGCGAGCTCGTCCAGAATCACTAG
- a CDS encoding MFS transporter: protein MPLRLNSAKGKWVVAATVLGSSMVFLDGTVVNVALPRIGSEFDAGISGLQWVLNSYLLALAALILLGGSLGDRFGRKRIFVIGAAWFTAASALCGLAPTVEWLIAGRVLQGVGGALLAPGSLAILEAGFAREDRGRAIGVWSGLAGVSTAIGPPLGGYLIDAVSWRAVFFLNIPVGIAVVLVSLRHIPESRDESLVGEIDYAGAGLAVVALGGISWALIEGPARGFEAPAVVAALVAGLVACGLFFWRETIAKEPMLPLELFRSRTFSAANLLTFVVYGAFGGALFLLTVLLQTGLGYSPLVAGLATLPVTLVMLLFSARSGALAQRIGPRLPLTVGPLVLAASLAAMYTIDTDSSYLTGILPSVLLLSVGLVIVVAPVTATTLAAAPDERAGVASAVSNAVSRTGQLFAIALLPAIGGLTGSEYDDPSAIVAAFQTAVLFSAGLCVIGAAIAWLMIDNKCLQGAKVSAPASNPVLHGGSAGD, encoded by the coding sequence GTGCCGCTCCGCCTGAACAGCGCCAAAGGCAAGTGGGTCGTCGCGGCGACCGTCCTTGGCTCGTCGATGGTGTTTCTCGACGGCACCGTTGTGAACGTTGCGCTGCCGCGTATTGGCAGTGAGTTCGACGCCGGCATCTCTGGGCTGCAATGGGTGCTCAACAGCTACTTGCTCGCGCTTGCCGCGCTGATTCTGCTTGGTGGATCGCTTGGCGATCGCTTCGGCCGTAAGCGCATCTTTGTGATCGGGGCCGCTTGGTTCACTGCCGCGTCTGCGCTGTGTGGACTGGCTCCGACAGTTGAGTGGCTGATTGCGGGTCGCGTGCTGCAGGGCGTCGGTGGAGCACTGCTCGCCCCGGGGAGCCTCGCGATCCTCGAGGCGGGCTTTGCGCGCGAGGATCGCGGGCGGGCGATCGGGGTCTGGTCAGGACTGGCCGGCGTTTCGACGGCGATTGGTCCGCCGCTCGGTGGCTACCTGATCGACGCTGTGAGCTGGCGCGCCGTGTTCTTCCTGAACATCCCGGTCGGCATCGCCGTGGTTCTGGTCTCGTTGCGGCACATCCCCGAGTCGCGCGATGAGTCGCTGGTCGGCGAGATTGACTACGCGGGCGCCGGCCTTGCGGTGGTTGCGCTCGGCGGGATTTCGTGGGCGCTGATTGAGGGTCCTGCTCGCGGATTCGAGGCGCCGGCGGTGGTCGCTGCGCTGGTCGCCGGCCTTGTCGCTTGCGGACTGTTCTTCTGGCGCGAGACCATTGCGAAGGAACCGATGCTCCCACTTGAACTCTTCCGATCGCGGACGTTCTCGGCGGCGAATCTCCTGACGTTCGTGGTTTACGGTGCCTTCGGTGGGGCGCTCTTCCTGCTCACCGTTCTGCTGCAGACGGGCCTCGGCTATTCGCCGCTTGTCGCGGGCCTTGCGACGCTTCCGGTCACGCTCGTGATGCTGCTCTTCAGTGCACGTTCTGGCGCACTCGCTCAGCGGATCGGGCCGCGGTTGCCCCTCACGGTGGGTCCGCTGGTGCTCGCTGCTTCGTTGGCCGCGATGTACACCATCGACACTGACTCGAGCTATCTCACCGGCATCTTGCCGAGCGTGCTGCTGCTCTCCGTCGGCCTGGTGATCGTTGTCGCGCCGGTGACTGCGACGACGCTCGCTGCCGCACCCGACGAACGGGCCGGCGTCGCCTCGGCGGTGAGCAATGCGGTTTCACGCACTGGGCAGTTGTTTGCGATTGCACTCCTGCCCGCGATCGGCGGGCTGACCGGCTCTGAGTACGACGATCCGAGCGCGATTGTTGCGGCGTTTCAGACGGCCGTGCTGTTCTCGGCCGGGCTCTGCGTCATCGGGGCGGCGATCGCCTGGTTGATGATCGACAACAAGTGCCTCCAGGGCGCGAAAGTCAGCGCCCCGGCATCGAATCCTGTTCTTCATGGCGGAAGCGCTGGCGACTGA
- a CDS encoding YihY/virulence factor BrkB family protein — MKRRAIAVYEQLDIAISRIGDHRLIDWAAALTYYSVLSIFPGLLALVSVLGLIGNDATDAIIETMTDLPSGPARDIVLSATKNVQNSGGAATTALIVGTLIAVYSASSYVGAFIRAAGVILGVEETRRFFITIPLRFALTLLLMVFAIVTAVAIVLTGPIAEEFTRVTGISADILGGWGFVKWPIVLLLFLSALGILYSLGPNFEKRRFRFATNGSALALVLWLIASALFSFWVGSFGNFNKVFGSLTSVAIFLVWLYLSNVAVLLGLEFDNELARYKRAHGYGAFSRQRFRHEEQDSMPGR, encoded by the coding sequence ATGAAACGCCGCGCCATAGCCGTTTACGAGCAGCTCGACATCGCGATCTCGCGGATCGGCGATCACCGTTTGATCGACTGGGCAGCTGCGCTGACTTATTACTCGGTTCTTTCGATCTTCCCAGGGCTTTTGGCGCTCGTCTCGGTCCTCGGCCTGATCGGCAACGATGCGACCGACGCGATCATCGAGACGATGACCGATCTGCCGTCTGGACCCGCGCGCGACATCGTGCTCAGCGCTACCAAGAACGTTCAGAATTCCGGCGGCGCCGCGACGACCGCCCTGATCGTCGGCACATTGATCGCGGTGTATTCGGCATCCAGCTACGTGGGTGCGTTCATCCGCGCGGCCGGGGTGATCCTCGGAGTCGAAGAAACGCGCAGGTTCTTCATCACGATTCCGCTGCGCTTCGCACTCACGTTGCTGCTGATGGTCTTCGCCATCGTGACGGCCGTCGCGATCGTGCTCACCGGGCCGATCGCGGAGGAGTTCACACGAGTGACCGGCATTTCCGCCGACATCCTTGGCGGTTGGGGTTTCGTCAAATGGCCGATCGTCCTGCTGCTCTTCCTGTCCGCGCTCGGGATCCTCTACAGCCTCGGGCCCAATTTCGAGAAGCGACGCTTTCGCTTCGCGACCAACGGCTCGGCGCTCGCACTGGTGCTCTGGTTGATCGCGTCAGCACTGTTCAGCTTCTGGGTCGGGAGCTTCGGCAACTTCAACAAGGTCTTCGGCAGCCTCACCAGCGTGGCGATCTTCCTTGTATGGCTCTATCTCTCAAACGTCGCAGTGCTGCTGGGTCTGGAATTCGACAACGAGCTCGCGCGGTACAAGAGAGCACACGGCTACGGCGCCTTCAGTCGCCAGCGCTTCCGCCATGAAGAACAGGATTCGATGCCGGGGCGCTGA